One segment of Anguilla anguilla isolate fAngAng1 chromosome 1, fAngAng1.pri, whole genome shotgun sequence DNA contains the following:
- the LOC118210655 gene encoding transmembrane protein 179-like, translating to MALDNFIFAQCILYFLAFVFGFISVVPLSENGEDFQGKCLLFTRGMWQNENITVAKQRFIVEEWGPESSCSFITFVGIVSLVLSAVQAWRLLFFLCKGHDDSIFNAFLNLLLSSFMVFAIFVASTIVTVGFNLWCDAITEDGTMPNSCEELQDTDLELGLDNSSFYDQFAIAQFGLWAAWLTWLGITMLAFLKVYHNYRQEDLLDSLIHEKELLLGRSSRRGSDAEEKSAMI from the exons ATGGCTCTCgacaatttcatttttgcacaATGCATCCTCTATTTCTTGGCGTTTGTTTTCGGCTTCATTTCCGTTGTGCCTCTCTCAGAAAACGGCGAAGATTTTCAGGGGAAATGTCTGCTTTTCACGCGGGGCATGTGGCAGAACGAGAACATCACTGTAGCCAAGCAACGCTTCATCGTTGAGGAGTGGGGACCAGAGTCCTCTTGCAGTTTCATCACTTTTGTCGGGATAGTCTCCCTCGTTCTTTCAGCAGTCCAGGCATGGAGATTACTCTTCTTTCTTTGCAAAGGCCACGACGA CTCCATATTCAATGCCTTCCTCAACCTGCTGCTCAGCTCTTTCATGGTGTTTGCCATCTTTGTGGCCAGCACCATTGTCACTGTGGGCTTCAACCTGTGGTGCGATGCCATCACAGAGGACGGGACCATGCCTAACAG TTGTGAGGAATTGCAGGACACTGATTTGGAGCTTGGCTTGGACAATTCCTCTTTCTATGACCAGTTTGCTATTGCACAG TTTGGCCTGTGGGCTGCCTGGCTGACCTGGCTGGGCATCACCATGCTGGCCTTCCTGAAAGTGTACCACAACTACCGACAGGAGGACCTCTTAGACAGCCTGATCCACGAGAAGGAGCTGCTGCTTGGGCGCTCGTCTCGCAGGGGATCGGACGCGGAGGAGAAGAGCGCCATGATATAA